In the genome of Myxococcus stipitatus, one region contains:
- a CDS encoding DUF1036 domain-containing protein, producing MTTRKLMMAVGALAGLGFAMPAHAWVQFCNGTSATIWTAYSWRQTSCATGWAKRGWWSLSPGQCKIVYGPAISNRYSYYYGEGGGRTWSGPYYTCTPYAAFNLCDHQCFNPSRNLGYRQLDTGRYTNYTLTLRP from the coding sequence ATGACGACGAGAAAGCTCATGATGGCCGTGGGAGCCCTGGCGGGGCTCGGGTTCGCGATGCCAGCCCATGCCTGGGTGCAGTTCTGCAACGGCACCAGCGCCACCATCTGGACCGCCTATTCGTGGCGCCAGACGAGTTGCGCGACGGGCTGGGCGAAACGCGGCTGGTGGAGCCTGTCACCGGGGCAATGCAAGATTGTCTATGGCCCCGCCATCTCCAACCGGTACTCGTACTACTACGGGGAGGGGGGCGGCCGGACCTGGTCGGGCCCCTATTACACCTGCACTCCGTACGCCGCGTTCAACCTGTGTGATCATCAGTGCTTCAACCCCTCGCGCAACCTGGGCTACAGGCAGCTCGATACGGGGCGCTACACGAACTACACGCTGACGCTGCGGCCCTGA
- a CDS encoding peptide-N4-asparagine amidase — MRHPFRAFVAAALVFGASAPAWASEPPPEFGTDWDDPRTALPVVERPGSASCTLKIVDEKFDDFTPYTSTFTPPAECPGPWNKVVLRMEGKVRGVQYDRLGHLEVGGVTIFKTSTPEPSRDGISWAVEKDVTQYAPLLSQTQPIWMLIGNVVNDTYTGVLDVQVYLTFYPAQRPWIPAAPAPDAVLPLTNPRREGSALVGEVTVPANTSRLVAEVYATGSGGGCEEFWYLTAPASVPYSCPADVGPYREVQIEVDGKVAGIAMPFPHVYTGGWANPFLWYVLPAPRAFDVRPIRYDLTPFAGLLTDGQPHQVRVSVLGVPEGRPGWDLPTNVLVWRDARATRVTGGLIHHQLGTMTNGADHTLVDGWHQVDTQGAHQLRVTGYVKTSRGWEVTSVEQKVSNASMHRWLGEMENPDELVSTWKDRSTVTVAGRGPLPEVSHSHKHFVLDGRIDVSDTNRLTTTITVSDAEEALSFQGLHSLAHHEMSDVYTGEAAYNLGVPRPQRNAVGTSTHRYRLNGHPAGCYDRSISTRNGFVTEDTQRCGTTVAPPEPR, encoded by the coding sequence AGCGAGCCCCCTCCTGAGTTCGGCACCGACTGGGACGACCCGCGCACCGCGCTCCCCGTCGTGGAGCGGCCCGGGAGCGCTTCCTGCACGTTGAAGATTGTCGATGAGAAGTTCGACGACTTCACGCCCTACACCAGCACGTTCACGCCGCCCGCGGAGTGCCCGGGGCCATGGAACAAGGTCGTGCTGCGCATGGAGGGCAAGGTCCGAGGCGTCCAGTATGACCGGCTGGGACATCTGGAGGTCGGCGGCGTCACCATCTTCAAGACGTCCACGCCGGAGCCCTCGCGGGATGGCATCAGCTGGGCCGTGGAGAAGGATGTCACCCAATATGCGCCGCTGCTGAGCCAGACACAGCCCATCTGGATGTTGATTGGCAATGTGGTCAATGACACGTACACGGGCGTGCTGGACGTCCAGGTGTACCTGACGTTCTACCCGGCGCAGCGCCCCTGGATTCCGGCCGCGCCCGCGCCCGACGCCGTGCTGCCCCTGACGAATCCGCGCCGCGAGGGAAGCGCGCTGGTGGGCGAGGTGACGGTGCCGGCGAACACCTCTCGGCTCGTCGCGGAGGTCTATGCGACGGGCTCCGGCGGAGGCTGCGAGGAGTTCTGGTACCTCACCGCGCCCGCCTCCGTGCCCTACTCCTGCCCCGCCGACGTGGGCCCCTACCGCGAGGTGCAGATTGAAGTGGATGGCAAGGTGGCCGGCATCGCCATGCCCTTCCCGCATGTCTATACAGGCGGCTGGGCCAATCCCTTTCTCTGGTATGTCCTTCCGGCGCCGCGCGCCTTCGACGTGCGCCCCATCCGCTATGACCTCACGCCCTTCGCGGGCCTGCTGACGGACGGCCAGCCGCACCAGGTCCGGGTGAGCGTGCTGGGCGTGCCCGAGGGTCGCCCCGGCTGGGACCTGCCCACCAACGTGCTCGTCTGGAGGGATGCGCGCGCGACGCGGGTCACCGGCGGACTCATCCACCACCAGCTGGGGACCATGACCAACGGCGCGGACCACACCCTGGTGGACGGCTGGCATCAGGTGGACACGCAGGGGGCGCACCAGCTGCGAGTGACGGGCTACGTGAAGACCTCGCGCGGCTGGGAGGTCACCAGTGTGGAGCAGAAGGTGTCCAACGCGAGCATGCACCGCTGGCTGGGGGAGATGGAGAACCCGGACGAGCTCGTGTCGACCTGGAAGGACCGCAGCACCGTCACGGTGGCGGGCCGCGGCCCGCTCCCCGAGGTGAGCCACTCCCACAAGCACTTCGTGCTCGATGGCCGCATCGACGTGTCCGACACGAACCGGCTCACCACGACCATCACGGTGAGTGACGCGGAGGAGGCGCTCTCCTTCCAGGGTCTCCACTCGCTGGCGCACCACGAGATGAGCGATGTCTACACGGGCGAGGCCGCCTACAACCTGGGCGTCCCGCGTCCGCAGCGCAACGCGGTGGGCACGTCCACCCACCGCTATCGGCTGAACGGGCACCCGGCCGGGTGCTACGACCGGAGCATCTCCACCCGGAATGGCTTCGTCACCGAGGACACCCAGCGCTGCGGCACCACGGTGGCCCCGCCCGAGCCTCGCTGA